In one Ictalurus punctatus breed USDA103 chromosome 19, Coco_2.0, whole genome shotgun sequence genomic region, the following are encoded:
- the lrig3 gene encoding leucine-rich repeats and immunoglobulin-like domains protein 3 codes for MSSSQELVAMKYVALLLLFTAVELLHGNMESLEPCPSPCTCRSTLLDCSRLTNGSNLPRLPSWITQVDLSHNKLQTLPEELLSQAYHLTEIELDNNKLKTMPDFGPYSGNISVLILANNKISSVSTEQLRALSALEILDLSSNKLVDVKRFPTLPLKNLFMNYNHISVLAPDCFKNLSDTLLLLKLNRNHLNSIPAKTFQLDNLQHLDLSRNRLRRIKSLSFNGLPALRSLNMQRNRIVRLLDGAFWGLSKLDILQLDYNNLTAVSKGWLYGLSSLQNLHVAHNAISRIKADSWEPCQKLAELDLGSNQLVRLEEGSFMRLSELKQLFIGYNQVSFIADGAFRDLTSLHTLDLEYNEISWTIEDMNGPFSALNSLRNLFLQGNQIRSVTKKSFTGLDLLERLDLSNNAIMSIQGNAFSQMKKLEELHLNTSSLLCDCQLKWFPLWVAESAFLSLGNASCAHPQPLKAKSVFAVSQDEFVCADFPKPQITVQPETQSAIKGTNVTFVCSAASSSDSPMTFAWKKDNEVLNNAEVHNQVHLRAQTGDGSQVTEYTTTLQLRHVESSSEGKYQCVISNYFGSTYSTKAKLTVHMLPSFSKIPMDLTVRVGATARLECAATGHPTPQIAWQKDGGTDFPAARERRMHVMPSDAVFFIVKVKTEDIGVYSCTAQNTAGAISANATLTVLEMPSFLRPLADRTVARGETAVLQCIAGGSPPPRLNWTKDDGPLALTERHFFAAGNQLLIIVDAAEADAGTYTCEMSNPLGTERGNVRLAVLPNPNCETNQAGTGLLGPAGSGSDEDGWTTVGIVIIAVVCCVVGTSLVWVVIIYHTRRRNEDCSVTNTDETNLPSDIPSYLSSQGTLAERQDGYVPSESGSNYQYVSSSLGGIYMQPKDMKGVCQLDTGSETDMEVAIDPMLCHFQGPAGTLMRRGNLYGPEPTDTYIGCAADQRLMCRDSYSPSLPGLKKQEYYTHTPSLSSDPIDHMSSGMLVHRELGECIQSQPPSASYMGTFGKAPWMSQQEHSPSLCTSVSHKGATLHENLHTPLDYDSEREDDISTRSLSQNLKADQDGSVYELPSDNRTVESSLSSQAHS; via the exons ATGTCTTCTTCGCAGGAGCTCGTCGCTATGAAATATGTCGCCCTTCTGCTTCTTTTCACCGCAGTTGAACTCCTACACGGGAATATGGAGAGTTTAGAGCCGTGTCCGAGTCCCTGTACGTGCAGGAGCACTTTACTGGACTGTAGCCGGCTTACAAATGGGTCCAACCTTCCGAGACTCCCTTCCTGGATCACGCAAGT GGACCTGAGCCATAACAAATTACAAACACTTCCTGAAGAGCTGCTTTCCCAAGCGTACCACCTAACCGAAAT AGAGCTGGATAACAACAAGTTGAAGACGATGCCGGATTTTGGCCCGTATTCTGGCAATATCAGCGTCCTCATTCT AGCTAATAACAAGATCTCGAGCGTATCGACGGAGCAGCTCCGAGCATTGTCTGCACTGGAGATCCTGGACCTCAGCAGTAACAAGCTGGTGGACGTGAAGCGATTCCCTACTCTGCCTCTGAAAAACCT GTTCATGAATTACAACCACATCTCTGTGTTGGCGCCGGACTGCTTTAAGAACCTATCAGACACCCTGCTGTTGTTGAAACTGAACAGGAACCATCTGAACTCCATTCCTGCCAAAACCTTCCAGCTTGACAACCTTCAGCACCT AGATCTGAGCAGGAACCGGCTGCGACGAATCAAAAGCTTGTCCTTCAACGGCCTTCCCGCACTCCGCTCGTTAAATATGCAGAGGAACCGCATCGTGCGTCTGTTGGACGGAGCATTTTGGGGCCTCAGCAAACTGGATATCCT GCAGCTGGACTACAATAATTTGACCGCAGTGAGTAAGGGTTGGCTGTACGGGCTGTCGTCCTTGCAGAATCTACATGTGGCTCACAACGCCATCAGTCGCATCAAAGCGGACTCTTGGGAACCCTGTCAGAAACTCGCTGAGCT CGACCTCGGCTCTAATCAGCTGGTACGTCTGGAAGAGGGAAGCTTCATGCGCCTGAGCGAGCTGAAGCAGCTCTTTATCGGCTACAACCAGGTCAGCTTCATCGCTGACGGAGCCTTCAGAGACCTCACCAGTCTGCACACGCT GGATCTGGAATATAATGAGATTTCCTGGACCATTGAGGATATGAATGGACCCTTTTCTGCACTGAACAGTCTTCGAAATCT TTTTCTTCAGGGGAATCAGATTCGATCAGTTACCAAGAAGTCTTTCACAGGACTGGACTTGCTGGAGCGCCT TGACCTCAGCAACAATGCCATCATGTCAATTCAAGGAAATGCCTTCTCCCAGATGAAAAAACTAGAAGAGCT GCACCTGAACACGTCAAGTCTGCTCTGTGACTGCCAGCTGAAGTGGTTCCCGCTGTGGGTGGCAGAGAGCGCCTTCCTCTCCTTGGGCAACGCCAGCTGTGCCCATCCACAGCCATTGAAGGCCAAGAGTGTCTTTGCGGTCAGCCAGGACGAATTTGTGTGTG CTGATTTCCCCAAACCGCAAATCACAGTGCAGCCTGAGACGCAGTCAGCCATCAAAGGCACCAACGTGACCTTTGTATGCTCTGCAGCCAGCTCCAGTGACTCGCCCATGACCTTCGCCTGGAAGAAGGACAACGAGGTACTGAACAACGCAGAGGTTCACAACCAGGTTCATCTTCGAGCGCAAACGGGCGATGGGAGCCAGGTTACTGAGTACACGACCACACTGCAGCTGCGCCATGTGGAATCTTCCAGCGAGGGCAAATACCAGTGCGTCATCTCCAACTACTTCGGTTCCACCTATTCCACCAAGGCCAAACTTACTGTCCACA TGCTGCCGTCCTTTTCTAAAATTCCTATGGATCTGACGGTCCGCGTGGGAGCCACAGCCCGGCTAGAGTGTGCCGCTACCGGGCATCCAACTCCTCAGATAGCCTGGCAGAAAGACGGAGGCACTGACTTTCCAGCTGCAAGAGAGCGGCGGATGCATGTTATGCCCAGCGATGCCGTCTTCTTCATTGTGAAAGTGAAAACGGAAGATATTGGCGTGTACAGCTGCACTGCCCAGAATACAGCTGGCGCTATATCTGCGAATGCCACATTAACTGTACTAG AAATGCCCTCTTTCCTGCGGCCACTGGCGGACCGCACTGTAGCAAGAGGCGAGACTGCTGTGCTGCAGTGCATCGCAGGTGGAAGCCCTCCCCCACGCCTAAATTGGACCAAGGATGACGGGCCACTAGCGTTGACCGAGCGCCATTTTTTTGCTGCTGGAAACCAGCTCCTGATCATCGTAGATGCAGCAGAGGCTGATGCCGGCACTTACACCTGTGAGATGTCTAACCCGCTTGGCACAGAGAGGGGGAATGTGCGCCTGGCTGTCTTGCCAAACCCTAATTGTGAGACAAACCAGGCAGGCACGGGGTTACTGGGCCCAGCCGGCAGTGGATCAGATGAGGATGGCTGGACTACAGTGGGCATCGTCATAATCGCTGTAGTGTGCTGTGTGGTGGGCACGTCACTGGTGTGGGTGGTCATCATCTACCACACACGCCGACGCAACGAGGACTGCAGTGTCACCAACACTG ATGAGACCAATCTGCCATCAGACATTCCTAGCTATCTGTCCTCTCAGGGAACCCTGGCAGAGCGCCAGGACGGCTACGTTCCCTCCGAGAGCGGCAGCAATTACCAGTACGTGAGCTCTTCCTTGGGAGGAATCTACATGCAGCCTAAGGACATGAAAG GTGTATGTCAACTAGACACAGGAAGTGAAACGGACATGGAGGTGGCCATTGATCCTATGCTTTGCCATTTCCAAGGGCCTGCCGGCACACTGATGAGGAGAGGCAACCTGTATGGCCCAGAGCCCACAGACACGTATATAG GCTGTGCTGCAGATCAGAGGCTTATGTGCAGAGATTCTTACAGTCCATCGCTCCCCGGCCTAAAAAAGCAAgagtattacacacacactccctcgcTGTCCTCAGACCCTATTGACCACATGAGCTCCGGGATGCTGGTACATCGTGAGTTGGGAGAATGTATCCAGTCACAGCCCCCTTCCGCCTCCTACATGG